One Ochotona princeps isolate mOchPri1 chromosome 29, mOchPri1.hap1, whole genome shotgun sequence genomic region harbors:
- the DERL3 gene encoding derlin-3: MAWRGLTAEFLQVPAVTRTYTAACILTTAAVQLELLSPFQLYFNPHLVFRKLQVWRLVTNFLFFGPLGFSFFFHMLFVFRYCRMLEEGSFRGRTADFVFMFLFGGFLMTLLGLLGSLFFLGQALTAMLVYVWSRRSPQVRVNFFGLLTFQAPFLPWALMGFSMLLGNSILVDLLGIAVGHIYYFLEDVFPNQPGGKRLLLTPGFLKLLLDTPEEDPNYLPLPEEQAEPPQGPPPQQQ; this comes from the exons ATGGCGTGGCGGGGGTTGACAGCCGAGTTCTTGCAGGTGCCGGCGGTGACGCGGACCTACACTGCGGCCTGCATCCTCACCACTGCCGCCGTG CAGCTGGAACTCCTGAGTCCCTTCCAGCTCTACTTCAACCCGCATCTCGTGTTCCGGAAGCTGCAG GTCTGGAGGCTCGTCACCAACTTCCTCTTCTTCGGACCCCTGGGGTTCagcttcttcttccatatgctcTTCGT GTTCCGGTACTGCCGCATGCTGGAGGAGGGCTCCTTCCGGGGCCGCACGGCTGATTTTGTCTTCATGTTTCTCTTCGGGGGCTTCCTTATGACC ctgctgggaCTGCTGGGCAGCTTGTTCTTCCTGGGCCAGGCGCTCACAGCTATGCTTGTGTACGTGTGGAGCCGCCGCAGCCCACAAGTGAGGGTCAACTTCTTCGGCCTGCTCACCTTCCAGGCGCCATTCCTGCCCTGGGCACTCATGGGCTTCTCGATGTTGCTGGGCAACTCCATCCTCGTGGACCTGCTCG ggATCGCCGTGGGCCACATCTATTACTTCCTGGAGGATGTCTTTCCCAACCAGCCAGGAGGCAAGCGGCTGCTGCTGACCCCTGGCTTCCT GAAGCTGCTACTGGATACCCCTGAGGAGGACCCCAATTACTTGCCCCTTCCTGAGGAGCAAGCAGAACCCCCACAGGGGCCACCCCCGCAGCAGCAGTGA
- the SLC2A11 gene encoding solute carrier family 2, facilitated glucose transporter member 11 isoform X1, translating to MEDVQQPPSRPRTQGKVLLLTVLSAGIGGTFQFGYNLSIINAPTLYIQAFTNETWLARTGEPLADHLILLVWSLIVSLYPLGGLVGALLAGHLAIALGRKKSLLVNDACVVAAAVLFGFSRRAGSFEMILLGRLLVGVGAGLSMNVQPMYLGESAPKELRGATAMSSAIFTALGIVMGQVMGLRELLGGQQAWPLLLASCVVPGLLQLISLPLLPESPRYLLIDRGDTKACLAALQRLRGTRDVALELAELQRERAACGNDGPRRAWQLFSDRALRRQVMSLVVLGSAMELCGNDSVYAYASSVFRAAGMPDDKIAYALVGTGSCELLASVLSCVVVERVGRRLLLMGGYSLMTCSGSVFTVALCLQDTYPWMPYLAVSCVFSFILSFGIGPAGVTGILATELFDQTTRPAAYVICGVLMWAMLFLVGLGFPFLMEALSNFLYVPFLCICVCGAVYTGFFLPETKGKTFLEISQELHRLNFPGRAQGPTWIGPHIVQSTEL from the exons ATGGAGGACGTGCAGCAGCCGCCCTCCCGGCCTCGGACCCAG GGTAAGGTCCTGCTCCTGACCGTATTGTCGGCTGGTATTGGTGGGACATTTCAGTTTGGCTACAACCTTTCCATCATCAATGCTCCGACCTTG TACATCCAGGCATTCACCAATGAGACGTGGCTGGCACGCACTGGTGAGCCGCTGGCTGACCACCTGATCCTGCTGGTGTGGTCTCTCATTGTGTCCCTGTACCCCCTGGGGGGCCTCGTGGGGGCACtgctggcaggacacctggccaTTGCCCTGGGAAG GAAGAAGTCGCTGCTGGTGAATGACGCCTGCGTGGTGGCCGCCGCCGTCCTGTTTGGCTTCAGCCGCAGAGCGGGCTCCTTCGAGATGATTCTGCTGGGCAGACTGCTCGTGGGGGTCGGTGCAG GGCTGAGCATGAATGTCCAGCCCATGTACCTGGGGGAAAGCGCTCCCAAGGAACTTCGAGGAGCCACGGCCATGTCCTCAGCCATCTTCACAGCCTTGGGGATCGTGATGGGACAAGTCATGGGCCTCAG agAACTCCTGGGGGGCCAGCAGGCCTGGCCCCTGCTGCTGGCTAGCTGCGtggtacctgggctcctgcagctcATCTCCCTGCCCTTGCTGCCAGAGAGCCCGCGCTACCTCCTCATTGACCGTGGAGACACCAAGGCCTGCTTGGCAG CGCTGCAGAGGCTGCGGGGTACCCGGGATGTGGCGCTGGAGCTGGCTGAGCTGCAGCGAGAGCGGGCCGCCTGCGGGAATGACGGCCCACGGCGTGCGTGGCAGTTGTTCAGCGACCGGGCACTGCGGAGGCAAGTGATGAGCCTAGTGGTGCTGGGCAGCGCCATGGAGCTGTGCGGTAACGACTCG GTGTACGCCTATGCGTCCTCGGTGTTCCGCGCCGCGGGGATGCCCGACGACAAAATTGCTTATGCCCTGGTGGGCACCGGCTCCTgtgagctgctggcttcagtcctgaGC TGTGTGGTGGTGGAGAGGGTGGGCCGGCGCCTCCTGCTCATGGGCGGTTACAGCCTCATGACCTGCAGTGGGAGTGTCTTCACAGTTGCCCTGTGCCTGCAG GACACCTACCCCTGGATGCCCTACCTAGCCGTGTCCTGCGTCTTCAGTTTCATTCTCAGCTTTGGCATTGGCCCTG CTGGCGTGACGGGGATTCTGGCCACGGAACTGTTTGACCAGACAACGCGGCCTGCTGCCTACGTGATCTGTGGGGTGCTCATGTGGGCCATGCTCTTCCTCGTGGGGCTTGGGTTCCCCTTCCTTATG GAGGCCTTGTCCAACTTCCTGTATGTCCCTTTCCTCTGCATCTGCGTGTGTGGCGCTGTCTACACCGGCTTCTTCCTTCCTGAGACCAAAGGCAAGACCTTCCTGGAGATCTCCCAGGAGCTGCACAGACTCAACTTCCCTGGGCGGGCCCAGGGCCCCACATGGATTGGCCCCCACATTGTCCAGTCCACGGAGCTCTAG
- the SLC2A11 gene encoding solute carrier family 2, facilitated glucose transporter member 11 isoform X2 encodes MSGKVLLLTVLSAGIGGTFQFGYNLSIINAPTLYIQAFTNETWLARTGEPLADHLILLVWSLIVSLYPLGGLVGALLAGHLAIALGRKKSLLVNDACVVAAAVLFGFSRRAGSFEMILLGRLLVGVGAGLSMNVQPMYLGESAPKELRGATAMSSAIFTALGIVMGQVMGLRELLGGQQAWPLLLASCVVPGLLQLISLPLLPESPRYLLIDRGDTKACLAALQRLRGTRDVALELAELQRERAACGNDGPRRAWQLFSDRALRRQVMSLVVLGSAMELCGNDSVYAYASSVFRAAGMPDDKIAYALVGTGSCELLASVLSCVVVERVGRRLLLMGGYSLMTCSGSVFTVALCLQDTYPWMPYLAVSCVFSFILSFGIGPAGVTGILATELFDQTTRPAAYVICGVLMWAMLFLVGLGFPFLMEALSNFLYVPFLCICVCGAVYTGFFLPETKGKTFLEISQELHRLNFPGRAQGPTWIGPHIVQSTEL; translated from the exons ATGTCT GGTAAGGTCCTGCTCCTGACCGTATTGTCGGCTGGTATTGGTGGGACATTTCAGTTTGGCTACAACCTTTCCATCATCAATGCTCCGACCTTG TACATCCAGGCATTCACCAATGAGACGTGGCTGGCACGCACTGGTGAGCCGCTGGCTGACCACCTGATCCTGCTGGTGTGGTCTCTCATTGTGTCCCTGTACCCCCTGGGGGGCCTCGTGGGGGCACtgctggcaggacacctggccaTTGCCCTGGGAAG GAAGAAGTCGCTGCTGGTGAATGACGCCTGCGTGGTGGCCGCCGCCGTCCTGTTTGGCTTCAGCCGCAGAGCGGGCTCCTTCGAGATGATTCTGCTGGGCAGACTGCTCGTGGGGGTCGGTGCAG GGCTGAGCATGAATGTCCAGCCCATGTACCTGGGGGAAAGCGCTCCCAAGGAACTTCGAGGAGCCACGGCCATGTCCTCAGCCATCTTCACAGCCTTGGGGATCGTGATGGGACAAGTCATGGGCCTCAG agAACTCCTGGGGGGCCAGCAGGCCTGGCCCCTGCTGCTGGCTAGCTGCGtggtacctgggctcctgcagctcATCTCCCTGCCCTTGCTGCCAGAGAGCCCGCGCTACCTCCTCATTGACCGTGGAGACACCAAGGCCTGCTTGGCAG CGCTGCAGAGGCTGCGGGGTACCCGGGATGTGGCGCTGGAGCTGGCTGAGCTGCAGCGAGAGCGGGCCGCCTGCGGGAATGACGGCCCACGGCGTGCGTGGCAGTTGTTCAGCGACCGGGCACTGCGGAGGCAAGTGATGAGCCTAGTGGTGCTGGGCAGCGCCATGGAGCTGTGCGGTAACGACTCG GTGTACGCCTATGCGTCCTCGGTGTTCCGCGCCGCGGGGATGCCCGACGACAAAATTGCTTATGCCCTGGTGGGCACCGGCTCCTgtgagctgctggcttcagtcctgaGC TGTGTGGTGGTGGAGAGGGTGGGCCGGCGCCTCCTGCTCATGGGCGGTTACAGCCTCATGACCTGCAGTGGGAGTGTCTTCACAGTTGCCCTGTGCCTGCAG GACACCTACCCCTGGATGCCCTACCTAGCCGTGTCCTGCGTCTTCAGTTTCATTCTCAGCTTTGGCATTGGCCCTG CTGGCGTGACGGGGATTCTGGCCACGGAACTGTTTGACCAGACAACGCGGCCTGCTGCCTACGTGATCTGTGGGGTGCTCATGTGGGCCATGCTCTTCCTCGTGGGGCTTGGGTTCCCCTTCCTTATG GAGGCCTTGTCCAACTTCCTGTATGTCCCTTTCCTCTGCATCTGCGTGTGTGGCGCTGTCTACACCGGCTTCTTCCTTCCTGAGACCAAAGGCAAGACCTTCCTGGAGATCTCCCAGGAGCTGCACAGACTCAACTTCCCTGGGCGGGCCCAGGGCCCCACATGGATTGGCCCCCACATTGTCCAGTCCACGGAGCTCTAG
- the SLC2A11 gene encoding solute carrier family 2, facilitated glucose transporter member 11 isoform X3, producing the protein MLRPWKKSLLVNDACVVAAAVLFGFSRRAGSFEMILLGRLLVGVGAGLSMNVQPMYLGESAPKELRGATAMSSAIFTALGIVMGQVMGLRELLGGQQAWPLLLASCVVPGLLQLISLPLLPESPRYLLIDRGDTKACLAALQRLRGTRDVALELAELQRERAACGNDGPRRAWQLFSDRALRRQVMSLVVLGSAMELCGNDSVYAYASSVFRAAGMPDDKIAYALVGTGSCELLASVLSCVVVERVGRRLLLMGGYSLMTCSGSVFTVALCLQDTYPWMPYLAVSCVFSFILSFGIGPAGVTGILATELFDQTTRPAAYVICGVLMWAMLFLVGLGFPFLMEALSNFLYVPFLCICVCGAVYTGFFLPETKGKTFLEISQELHRLNFPGRAQGPTWIGPHIVQSTEL; encoded by the exons ATGCTCCGACCTTG GAAGAAGTCGCTGCTGGTGAATGACGCCTGCGTGGTGGCCGCCGCCGTCCTGTTTGGCTTCAGCCGCAGAGCGGGCTCCTTCGAGATGATTCTGCTGGGCAGACTGCTCGTGGGGGTCGGTGCAG GGCTGAGCATGAATGTCCAGCCCATGTACCTGGGGGAAAGCGCTCCCAAGGAACTTCGAGGAGCCACGGCCATGTCCTCAGCCATCTTCACAGCCTTGGGGATCGTGATGGGACAAGTCATGGGCCTCAG agAACTCCTGGGGGGCCAGCAGGCCTGGCCCCTGCTGCTGGCTAGCTGCGtggtacctgggctcctgcagctcATCTCCCTGCCCTTGCTGCCAGAGAGCCCGCGCTACCTCCTCATTGACCGTGGAGACACCAAGGCCTGCTTGGCAG CGCTGCAGAGGCTGCGGGGTACCCGGGATGTGGCGCTGGAGCTGGCTGAGCTGCAGCGAGAGCGGGCCGCCTGCGGGAATGACGGCCCACGGCGTGCGTGGCAGTTGTTCAGCGACCGGGCACTGCGGAGGCAAGTGATGAGCCTAGTGGTGCTGGGCAGCGCCATGGAGCTGTGCGGTAACGACTCG GTGTACGCCTATGCGTCCTCGGTGTTCCGCGCCGCGGGGATGCCCGACGACAAAATTGCTTATGCCCTGGTGGGCACCGGCTCCTgtgagctgctggcttcagtcctgaGC TGTGTGGTGGTGGAGAGGGTGGGCCGGCGCCTCCTGCTCATGGGCGGTTACAGCCTCATGACCTGCAGTGGGAGTGTCTTCACAGTTGCCCTGTGCCTGCAG GACACCTACCCCTGGATGCCCTACCTAGCCGTGTCCTGCGTCTTCAGTTTCATTCTCAGCTTTGGCATTGGCCCTG CTGGCGTGACGGGGATTCTGGCCACGGAACTGTTTGACCAGACAACGCGGCCTGCTGCCTACGTGATCTGTGGGGTGCTCATGTGGGCCATGCTCTTCCTCGTGGGGCTTGGGTTCCCCTTCCTTATG GAGGCCTTGTCCAACTTCCTGTATGTCCCTTTCCTCTGCATCTGCGTGTGTGGCGCTGTCTACACCGGCTTCTTCCTTCCTGAGACCAAAGGCAAGACCTTCCTGGAGATCTCCCAGGAGCTGCACAGACTCAACTTCCCTGGGCGGGCCCAGGGCCCCACATGGATTGGCCCCCACATTGTCCAGTCCACGGAGCTCTAG
- the MIF gene encoding macrophage migration inhibitory factor, with translation MPMFVVNTNVPRASVPDGLLSELTQQLAQATGKPAQYIAVHVVPDQLMAFSGSSEPCALCSLHSIGKIGAAQNRTYSKLLCGLLAERLRISPDRIYINYYDMSAANVGWNGSTFA, from the exons ATGCCGATGTTCGTGGTGAACACCAACGTGCCCCGCGCCTCCGTGCCGGACGGGCTCCTGTCCGAGCTCACCCAGCAGCTGGCGCAGGCCACGGGCAAGCCGGCGCAG TACATCGCAGTGCACGTGGTCCCGGACCAGCTCATGGCGTTCAGCGGCTCCAGCGAGCCGTGCGCGCTCTGCAGTCTGCACAGCATCGGCAAAATAGGCGCCGCGCAGAACCGCACCTACAGCAAGCTGCTTTGCGGCCTGCTGGCCGAGCGCCTGCGGATCAGCCCAGACAG GATCTACATCAACTACTACGACATGAGTGCGGCCAACGTGGGCTGGAACGGCTCTACCTTCGCCTGA